In Bacillus sp. SB49, a single window of DNA contains:
- a CDS encoding YczE/YyaS/YitT family protein: MKYFLLFIIYAAGLIVSSLGLALIIRSGLGVGPGDSIAVGLSMHLPVTVGSVMIAAFIILLLINAKLEKKRPQYESLIPIIIRGRTLDIFLYGMLADVELEAWWSQWGTFSLGLIATAVGIAFYLRTPFPRIPLDHFMMIMNERTNQSKSTVRIFTESGMALIGFLLGAPVGIGTLLVAILLGPFIQWSFPLARPVAGMWTKSNKKEKQKA; encoded by the coding sequence ATGAAATACTTTTTATTGTTTATCATCTATGCAGCAGGGCTGATCGTTTCCAGTCTCGGCCTGGCATTGATTATCCGTTCTGGTCTTGGTGTCGGTCCCGGGGACAGTATCGCAGTAGGTTTATCGATGCACCTGCCTGTGACTGTCGGGAGCGTCATGATTGCGGCATTCATCATACTACTTCTCATTAATGCCAAACTGGAGAAAAAGCGGCCGCAATATGAATCGCTGATTCCAATCATTATACGCGGCCGCACGCTCGATATCTTTCTTTACGGGATGCTTGCCGACGTTGAATTGGAAGCATGGTGGAGCCAATGGGGGACCTTCTCGCTCGGTTTGATCGCCACCGCTGTCGGAATCGCTTTTTATCTGCGTACACCATTCCCAAGAATCCCCCTCGATCATTTCATGATGATTATGAACGAAAGGACCAATCAATCAAAGAGTACCGTCCGGATATTCACCGAATCGGGAATGGCTTTGATCGGCTTCCTGTTAGGAGCGCCGGTCGGTATCGGAACATTACTTGTAGCCATCCTTCTCGGGCCGTTTATTCAATGGTCCTTCCCGCTCGCACGACCCGTTGCGGGCATGTGGACGAAATCAAATAAAAAAGAGAAACAAAAAGCGTGA
- a CDS encoding (S)-benzoin forming benzil reductase translates to MNYAIITGASRGLGEAIAEQLMDRQVSILSLSRTSNEALKQRAKEKGVSFYHVACDLSEAEDTERAVARASEIVFRPDTDYIYLVNNAGVVEPIETVGQLDPDSVSKHIRINVTAPMVLTNHFLKEANSRSIQMGIINITSGAAEKTIHGWSVYSSSKAALNKFTETLALEQKDRTHTIISFSPGVMDTEMQGDIRSSSKDAFADVEKFKKLKEEGGLRSPEEVAAVLMKLLGDKSIENGKVYRLYDLI, encoded by the coding sequence ATGAACTATGCAATTATTACCGGTGCTTCACGTGGACTCGGAGAAGCGATAGCCGAGCAGTTGATGGATCGACAGGTATCTATACTTTCCTTATCTCGAACTTCTAATGAAGCGTTGAAACAGAGAGCAAAGGAGAAAGGGGTCTCTTTTTACCACGTTGCCTGTGATTTAAGTGAAGCAGAAGATACAGAAAGAGCGGTGGCGCGTGCATCCGAAATTGTCTTCCGACCGGATACGGATTACATCTACCTTGTAAATAATGCCGGTGTCGTAGAACCCATCGAGACGGTAGGTCAGTTGGACCCTGATTCGGTTTCCAAGCATATTCGAATAAACGTAACGGCACCGATGGTCCTCACTAATCATTTTTTGAAGGAAGCGAACAGCCGCAGCATACAGATGGGAATCATCAATATTACTTCCGGAGCGGCAGAGAAAACGATTCATGGTTGGAGTGTGTACAGCAGTTCGAAAGCAGCACTGAATAAGTTTACAGAGACACTGGCACTTGAGCAGAAAGATCGTACGCATACCATTATTTCCTTTAGTCCAGGCGTCATGGATACGGAGATGCAGGGCGATATCCGCTCATCATCCAAGGATGCTTTTGCTGATGTAGAAAAATTTAAAAAGCTGAAGGAAGAAGGCGGGCTGAGGTCACCGGAAGAGGTGGCCGCTGTCCTGATGAAACTGCTTGGGGATAAAAGTATAGAAAATGGGAAAGTATATCGGCTTTACGATCTAATTTAA
- a CDS encoding S66 family peptidase, whose translation MFPEKLKQGDEIRVISPAESLAIVAEDQKQLAVQRMTDAGFIVTFSTYADEHRSLHSNPIEHRISDLHEAFLDPAVKAVWTTLGGYDSNQLLRYIDYELIGRNPKIFCGYSDITALSSSIYKQTGLVTYNGPHFSTFGMKSGTAYTFKHFIDMMTSDKPISITPADHWSDDLWYINQEDRTFHPNPGCIVLNEGEAEGISLGGNLCTLNLLQGTEYMPSLEGTVLFLEDDKLTNAGTFDRDLQSLLHQPGFDKVQGIVFGKFQEVSDITDEQLTAIIRSKRELDHIPIIAGASFGHTTPMFTFPIGGRVRISTSNESPCIEILKH comes from the coding sequence ATGTTTCCTGAAAAATTGAAGCAAGGGGATGAAATACGTGTGATTTCCCCTGCCGAATCGCTGGCTATTGTAGCGGAGGATCAAAAGCAGTTAGCTGTACAACGGATGACCGACGCAGGATTTATCGTGACCTTCAGCACTTATGCAGATGAGCACAGATCTCTGCACTCGAATCCTATTGAACATCGCATATCGGACTTGCACGAAGCGTTTCTCGACCCGGCAGTGAAAGCAGTGTGGACGACTCTCGGCGGTTATGACAGCAATCAGCTGCTCCGCTACATCGATTATGAGTTGATCGGTAGAAATCCGAAGATTTTTTGCGGATACTCTGATATTACGGCTCTTTCCAGCAGTATTTATAAACAGACAGGTCTTGTCACCTACAATGGTCCCCACTTTTCAACGTTCGGAATGAAAAGCGGGACGGCATACACCTTCAAGCATTTCATTGATATGATGACATCAGATAAACCCATCAGCATCACACCTGCTGATCATTGGAGCGATGATTTATGGTACATAAATCAGGAAGACAGAACGTTTCATCCGAATCCGGGCTGTATCGTTCTGAATGAAGGCGAAGCAGAAGGGATATCCCTGGGGGGAAATCTCTGCACGCTCAACCTCCTCCAAGGAACAGAGTATATGCCGTCACTGGAAGGCACGGTTTTATTTCTGGAAGATGACAAACTCACGAACGCAGGGACATTCGATCGGGATTTGCAGTCCCTGCTCCATCAACCAGGTTTTGATAAAGTGCAGGGGATCGTATTCGGAAAGTTTCAGGAAGTTTCAGACATCACAGACGAACAGCTTACAGCCATCATCCGCTCCAAACGGGAACTCGACCACATACCGATTATTGCCGGAGCAAGCTTCGGTCATACGACGCCTATGTTCACCTTCCCAATCGGCGGACGTGTACGGATCTCCACTTCCAATGAGAGCCCGTGCATTGAAATTCTAAAGCATTAA
- a CDS encoding dihydrofolate reductase family protein, protein MGKVILYIAQSLDGYIAREDGSIDWLWSDTDEDYGYEAFLQTIDTIILGRKTYDHIFELTDEFPYKSKDVYVVSDHRQGHDHFATYLEPEQIVPFIQIMSKEQDRNIWVVGGAQLIHHFIGAGLIDEFQIAIQPTLIGRGIRLFLDNEHEEELMTKDVKHYPDGMLLVTYARRNTATEK, encoded by the coding sequence ATGGGAAAAGTGATCCTTTACATCGCCCAGTCGTTGGATGGATATATTGCAAGAGAGGACGGGAGCATTGACTGGCTCTGGAGTGATACCGATGAAGATTACGGATATGAAGCGTTTCTCCAAACGATCGATACCATCATTCTCGGTCGGAAAACGTATGACCATATTTTCGAATTGACGGATGAGTTCCCTTACAAGTCAAAGGATGTTTATGTGGTCAGCGATCACAGACAAGGTCATGATCATTTTGCGACGTATTTAGAACCGGAGCAGATTGTTCCTTTCATTCAAATTATGTCGAAGGAGCAGGACCGCAACATATGGGTGGTCGGTGGCGCCCAGTTGATTCACCACTTCATTGGTGCAGGCTTGATCGACGAATTCCAAATAGCCATCCAGCCGACGTTAATTGGCAGAGGCATTCGACTGTTTCTCGATAATGAGCACGAAGAAGAGTTGATGACCAAAGACGTGAAGCACTATCCTGATGGTATGCTGCTTGTCACCTATGCGCGCAGAAATACTGCCACGGAGAAGTAG
- a CDS encoding DMT family transporter: MSNRNKGIILLLISAFGFSMMAAFVKLSGDVPTVQKTLFRNLVSAVIAFGFVLYNKERLFGKKENQVLLLSRSTLGAIGIVLYFYAIDHLVLSDADMLNKLSPFLLIIFSAIFLKEKARLYQIIAVIIAFVGTLFIIKPQFSVEFIPYVSGVLSAVFAAGAYTLLRVLGDREKFYTIVFYFSFFTTVILLPFTIAFYEPMTVKQWVYLLSAGLFATLGQFGLTIAYKFAPAREISIFFYSTVVYSALISILLFGQIPDILSVIGYVVIFGASLYMFLRNNKEAKKTEQA, encoded by the coding sequence ATGAGTAATCGAAACAAAGGAATCATCCTATTATTGATATCAGCATTCGGCTTTTCCATGATGGCTGCATTTGTCAAGCTGTCAGGAGATGTGCCCACCGTTCAAAAGACATTATTCCGTAATCTGGTTTCTGCCGTCATCGCATTCGGTTTCGTTCTTTACAATAAAGAGCGGCTCTTTGGCAAGAAGGAGAACCAGGTGCTTCTGCTTTCCCGATCCACCTTAGGAGCAATCGGTATCGTTCTTTACTTTTATGCGATCGATCATCTGGTCCTTTCGGATGCGGACATGCTTAATAAATTGAGTCCCTTTCTTCTGATCATTTTTTCAGCGATTTTCTTGAAAGAGAAAGCTCGTCTTTATCAGATCATTGCTGTTATTATCGCATTCGTAGGAACCTTGTTTATTATTAAGCCACAGTTTTCGGTAGAGTTCATTCCCTATGTCTCCGGGGTGCTGTCGGCAGTATTTGCGGCAGGTGCCTATACGCTGCTTCGTGTGCTTGGAGACAGAGAAAAATTCTACACGATCGTTTTCTATTTCTCTTTCTTCACCACCGTCATTCTTCTGCCGTTTACCATCGCGTTCTATGAGCCGATGACGGTTAAACAATGGGTTTACCTGCTCTCTGCCGGGTTATTTGCTACCCTCGGACAGTTCGGACTGACTATTGCTTACAAGTTCGCACCAGCAAGAGAAATCTCTATTTTCTTCTATTCAACAGTGGTGTACTCGGCCCTTATCAGCATTCTGCTCTTCGGACAAATACCTGATATTCTGAGTGTGATCGGCTATGTCGTCATCTTCGGTGCTTCTCTGTACATGTTCCTGCGTAATAATAAAGAAGCAAAGAAAACAGAACAAGCCTGA
- a CDS encoding GNAT family N-acetyltransferase yields MRSVIESKRIYFREVEEGDWPAFYPFASNEEAVRYQPWGPNTPEDCQFFVRQVMYDRQQRHRSRFVFVIVSRQDGAILGNMELNIRDWDGVGEIGFIINPDYWGKGYATEAVHLILDYSFGLCGLHRIAAVSCPENKASIRVLEKAKMVREGLLRKDLFIKGKWMDSCVYSMLKEEWEQGKRSAEPAN; encoded by the coding sequence GTGCGATCGGTAATAGAGAGTAAACGAATATATTTCAGAGAAGTGGAAGAGGGGGACTGGCCGGCCTTCTACCCGTTTGCTTCCAATGAAGAAGCGGTTCGCTATCAGCCGTGGGGGCCTAATACTCCGGAGGACTGCCAGTTTTTCGTCCGCCAGGTAATGTATGATCGGCAGCAAAGGCATCGCAGTCGCTTCGTTTTCGTTATTGTGAGCAGGCAGGATGGTGCGATTCTCGGTAATATGGAATTGAATATAAGGGACTGGGATGGTGTCGGGGAAATAGGGTTCATCATTAATCCTGATTATTGGGGAAAAGGGTACGCCACGGAGGCCGTACACCTTATCTTGGATTATAGTTTCGGTCTATGTGGTTTGCATCGAATTGCAGCGGTTTCCTGTCCGGAAAATAAGGCATCCATCCGAGTTCTGGAAAAAGCGAAGATGGTTAGAGAAGGCCTCTTGAGGAAGGATCTTTTCATTAAGGGGAAATGGATGGATTCTTGTGTTTACAGTATGTTAAAGGAAGAGTGGGAACAAGGAAAAAGAAGCGCAGAGCCTGCGAATTAG
- a CDS encoding SulP family inorganic anion transporter has protein sequence MDSSNNKERGARLNTLTIKQQWFGNVKNDVLSGLVVAMALIPEAIAFSIIAGVDPMVGLYASFCIAVVIAFIGGRPGMISAATGAMAVLMVTLVKDYGLEYLLAATILTGILQFLLGVLKIGRFMRFIPRSVMVGFVNALAILIFSSQLVHFEGAGLAMYAMVAGSLAIIYILPRFTKAVPSPLVAIIVMTIIAITTGTGLKTVGDMGELSSTLPVFLLPDIPLTFETLQIIFPISLALAFVGLLESLLTAQIVDDMTDTESDKNKEARGQGVANVVSGLFGGMAGCAMIGQSVINVSSGGRGRLSTLVAGIFMMLLIIVFNDLLVQIPMAVLVGVMIMVSVGTFDWSSLTKFHKAPITDTAVMVITVGTVVMTHDLSRGVLAGVLLSAIFFAAKISKVHVERSLDEGAQKIVYRVSGQVFFASTENLIKQFDYTVDADHVEIDFTNAHLWDDSAVGAVDKLVIKFREHEKDVSVVGLNKDSSKLVERLAVYDKPGASASNH, from the coding sequence ATGGACAGTTCAAATAACAAGGAAAGAGGTGCACGATTGAACACTCTTACAATTAAACAACAATGGTTTGGAAACGTAAAAAACGATGTGCTCTCAGGCTTGGTCGTCGCTATGGCGCTCATCCCTGAGGCAATCGCATTCTCTATCATAGCTGGAGTCGACCCCATGGTAGGTTTGTACGCTTCCTTCTGTATCGCTGTCGTCATCGCATTCATCGGCGGACGTCCCGGGATGATATCCGCTGCTACAGGTGCGATGGCTGTTTTGATGGTTACTCTGGTCAAAGATTACGGACTCGAGTATCTGCTTGCCGCCACAATTCTGACAGGTATCCTGCAGTTTCTGCTTGGTGTTCTGAAAATCGGCCGGTTCATGCGCTTTATTCCGCGCTCCGTCATGGTCGGATTTGTGAATGCACTGGCCATCCTTATTTTCTCCTCTCAGCTCGTTCACTTTGAAGGAGCAGGGTTGGCGATGTATGCGATGGTTGCAGGTTCACTGGCTATCATCTATATTCTGCCCAGGTTCACAAAAGCTGTGCCGTCCCCGCTCGTTGCCATCATCGTGATGACAATCATCGCCATTACAACAGGGACAGGACTTAAAACGGTAGGAGACATGGGGGAATTGTCCAGTACCCTCCCCGTTTTCCTACTGCCTGACATTCCGTTGACGTTTGAGACATTACAGATCATCTTTCCGATTTCCCTGGCTTTAGCCTTCGTCGGGTTGCTAGAGTCCCTGCTTACTGCTCAAATCGTTGACGATATGACAGACACGGAAAGCGATAAGAACAAAGAAGCTCGCGGCCAAGGGGTCGCTAACGTTGTCTCCGGCCTTTTCGGTGGTATGGCCGGTTGTGCGATGATTGGCCAATCTGTCATCAACGTCTCTTCCGGCGGACGTGGACGATTGTCTACTTTAGTTGCCGGCATCTTCATGATGCTGCTGATCATCGTATTTAACGATCTGCTTGTACAAATACCGATGGCTGTGCTCGTAGGTGTTATGATCATGGTTTCGGTCGGAACCTTCGACTGGTCTTCCTTAACTAAATTTCATAAGGCACCGATTACCGATACAGCCGTGATGGTCATTACAGTCGGTACTGTCGTCATGACGCACGATTTATCACGCGGTGTCCTTGCGGGTGTACTTTTGAGCGCGATTTTCTTCGCTGCTAAAATATCTAAAGTACATGTCGAACGTTCCTTGGATGAGGGGGCACAGAAAATCGTGTACCGTGTCAGCGGACAGGTGTTCTTTGCTTCTACCGAGAACTTAATTAAGCAATTCGACTACACCGTCGATGCGGATCACGTAGAAATAGACTTTACAAACGCCCATCTGTGGGATGATTCCGCAGTCGGAGCCGTTGACAAGCTTGTCATCAAATTCAGAGAACATGAAAAAGACGTTTCCGTTGTCGGACTTAACAAGGACAGTTCCAAACTCGTAGAACGCCTTGCTGTGTACGACAAACCCGGCGCATCGGCGTCTAATCATTAA
- a CDS encoding universal stress protein, giving the protein MFAKILVAADGSKHSFRAAEKAGELAAMQEDAEVTVLYVVDKEKAKSDVLNAGDKETIDQRRKERLQPVEAIYKEKEVPFQTVICHGDPGPTIVTYANTEAFDLLVIGSRGLNTVQEMVLGSVSHKVAKRADCPVMIVK; this is encoded by the coding sequence ATGTTCGCGAAGATATTAGTTGCTGCTGACGGATCCAAGCACTCGTTCCGGGCTGCAGAAAAAGCGGGGGAGCTTGCAGCAATGCAGGAAGATGCGGAGGTGACCGTTCTTTACGTAGTGGATAAAGAGAAAGCGAAGTCGGATGTGTTAAATGCTGGTGACAAGGAGACAATCGATCAAAGGAGAAAGGAAAGGCTTCAACCTGTGGAAGCTATTTATAAGGAAAAAGAGGTCCCTTTTCAAACGGTCATCTGTCATGGGGACCCTGGTCCGACTATCGTAACCTACGCTAACACGGAAGCCTTCGACCTCCTTGTTATCGGGAGCCGGGGATTGAATACTGTGCAGGAAATGGTGCTGGGAAGTGTGAGCCATAAAGTAGCGAAGCGTGCCGACTGCCCTGTCATGATCGTCAAATGA
- a CDS encoding putative ABC transporter permease subunit, producing MNKAWILTKAMLKMQLSMQGKSNSEKLGYGFLVIALIPFGLMILYFLNGIIGNMYTAFEPLGMENLILGLLFVLMTILFFFLSIGTVLSSFYFAEDVESFIPLPLQPYQILFGKSAVPFLSLYLLNTALLLPSLIFYGLNSGAGVLYYFFSIIMWVITPIIPFVVTSILVMFIMRFANISKNKDRTKIIVGMLGFVFAIGINVLIRMDGGTNSDIAALLLEQNGLLEMVTKFVPTAYFSSIALTEPASVGGILYLLLMIALAIAAVILFASIGQKLYFRGVLGLSGGRRSTFQSEDFDKSLQRRPLLLRLWQKEMRVIFRTPTFFTQIFVQSLFFPVFLIVILLMDMNGPMAGFGQQLADIPGKKAILGTFGVAVIALGVNPASFSSISRDGKSWFNHLYLPIQPKLVIFSKLWTSFTMNLLTLVIISAGALIVLKVPLLIWGIWFLLSLAMSWLAGIGGMLIDLYSPKLNWTDEREVFKGRFITIVPLAVEAVLFGLFIFFLWHSSLEGLWMTTGIVLAFLLLLITLGHLLLNKMVREKYHKIS from the coding sequence ATGAATAAAGCGTGGATCCTGACGAAAGCCATGTTGAAAATGCAGCTCTCCATGCAGGGGAAGAGCAATAGTGAAAAGCTGGGCTACGGTTTTCTCGTTATTGCACTCATCCCCTTCGGATTAATGATCCTTTATTTTCTCAACGGTATCATAGGCAATATGTACACCGCCTTTGAGCCGCTCGGTATGGAAAATCTTATTCTCGGACTTTTATTTGTGTTGATGACGATTTTGTTCTTTTTCTTAAGCATTGGGACGGTTCTGAGTTCATTTTATTTTGCGGAAGACGTTGAATCCTTTATTCCTCTTCCTTTACAGCCATATCAAATCCTGTTTGGGAAATCGGCTGTCCCTTTTCTTTCTTTATACTTATTAAATACAGCTTTGCTGCTGCCTTCGTTAATCTTTTACGGGTTGAACAGCGGAGCCGGCGTGCTTTATTACTTTTTTTCCATAATCATGTGGGTGATTACACCGATCATTCCGTTCGTCGTGACGTCGATACTGGTCATGTTCATCATGCGTTTCGCTAATATTTCTAAGAACAAAGACCGCACGAAAATCATCGTCGGAATGCTTGGTTTTGTATTTGCTATCGGTATCAATGTCCTTATCCGTATGGATGGTGGGACAAACAGCGACATAGCTGCTCTGCTCCTTGAGCAGAACGGCCTTCTGGAAATGGTAACGAAATTCGTTCCGACTGCTTATTTCAGCAGTATCGCCCTTACAGAACCTGCCAGTGTGGGAGGGATCCTTTACCTGCTGCTGATGATTGCCTTGGCGATCGCCGCTGTTATTCTATTCGCTTCCATAGGTCAGAAACTTTACTTCCGCGGGGTGCTTGGACTATCCGGCGGAAGACGCAGCACTTTCCAATCCGAAGATTTTGATAAAAGCCTGCAAAGACGTCCACTTCTTCTTCGTTTATGGCAGAAAGAGATGCGGGTCATCTTTCGGACACCGACGTTCTTTACACAGATTTTCGTGCAGAGCCTGTTCTTTCCTGTGTTTTTGATCGTCATCCTTCTAATGGATATGAATGGTCCGATGGCCGGCTTCGGCCAACAGTTAGCTGATATTCCCGGTAAAAAAGCCATACTGGGGACATTTGGTGTAGCTGTCATTGCTCTTGGAGTTAATCCAGCTTCCTTTTCTTCTATCTCCCGGGACGGGAAGAGCTGGTTTAATCATTTATACTTACCCATCCAGCCAAAGCTTGTCATCTTCAGTAAGCTGTGGACTTCCTTTACGATGAACCTGCTCACGTTGGTCATTATCAGTGCCGGGGCGCTGATCGTACTCAAAGTTCCACTGCTTATCTGGGGGATCTGGTTCCTTCTTTCCCTGGCTATGAGCTGGCTTGCCGGCATCGGGGGAATGCTGATCGACCTGTACAGTCCGAAATTGAATTGGACAGATGAACGGGAAGTATTCAAGGGCCGGTTCATTACGATTGTACCTCTCGCTGTCGAAGCAGTCCTATTCGGATTGTTCATCTTCTTCCTGTGGCACAGCAGCCTGGAAGGACTTTGGATGACTACCGGAATCGTACTTGCTTTCCTATTACTCTTAATCACCCTCGGCCATCTCCTATTAAATAAAATGGTCAGAGAGAAGTATCATAAAATCAGCTGA
- a CDS encoding ABC transporter ATP-binding protein, whose translation MIEINRISKSFAGKQAVRELDLSIPDGKIFGFLGPNGAGKSTTIKMMTGILPIDDGSITLNGVDISKDPMKAKRLFGYVPDRSDIFLRLKGIEYLNFIADIFEVPEDLRRRRIDELTKSFGIYDALNDHIQTYSHGMKQKIVVTGVLLHDPDVWILDEPLTGLDPKSAYTLKELMRDHAARGKIVFFSTHVLEVVEQLCDEVAIIHNGHVQFQGNMTEMRQQFKEDDNLERLFLELTENE comes from the coding sequence ATGATAGAAATCAACCGGATATCCAAGAGCTTCGCCGGCAAACAGGCGGTCCGGGAACTGGACCTCTCCATTCCTGACGGGAAGATCTTCGGATTTTTAGGACCAAACGGCGCCGGCAAATCGACGACTATTAAAATGATGACAGGTATTCTTCCGATCGATGATGGGAGCATTACCCTGAACGGGGTTGATATATCAAAAGATCCAATGAAAGCGAAGCGCCTCTTCGGATATGTTCCGGACCGCTCTGATATATTTCTCCGCCTGAAAGGAATCGAATACTTAAACTTCATTGCCGATATTTTCGAGGTTCCAGAGGATTTACGACGCCGGAGAATCGATGAACTTACAAAAAGCTTTGGTATTTATGATGCACTGAATGACCATATTCAAACCTACTCTCATGGGATGAAGCAGAAAATAGTCGTCACCGGCGTGCTGCTGCACGACCCGGATGTGTGGATTCTGGATGAACCTTTGACAGGACTCGATCCAAAGTCCGCTTATACATTGAAAGAGCTGATGCGTGACCATGCCGCCAGAGGGAAGATCGTCTTCTTCTCGACACACGTCTTAGAAGTGGTGGAGCAGCTTTGTGATGAGGTAGCTATTATACATAACGGCCATGTCCAGTTCCAAGGCAATATGACGGAAATGCGGCAGCAGTTCAAAGAAGATGACAACCTGGAAAGGCTGTTCCTGGAGTTGACGGAAAATGAATAA
- a CDS encoding GNAT family N-acetyltransferase, producing MQVRELNGKDAADYYELRLEALLTNPDAFLTTYAQEKQRPDPIPTTADRLDNDLSRTFGLFSDGKLSGVVTLVKETHPKYLHKANIVAMYVTPSIRGSGGGEMLMNEVMQFAKAIRIELLHLSVVTENKAAKRLYAKVGFKTYGTEKHAVKLEKRYLDEEHMECFLT from the coding sequence ATGCAAGTTAGAGAACTGAACGGGAAAGATGCAGCGGACTATTATGAACTCCGACTCGAAGCACTGCTGACAAACCCGGACGCTTTCCTCACCACCTACGCCCAGGAGAAACAGCGACCGGACCCTATTCCAACAACGGCAGATAGACTGGACAACGATCTTTCCAGGACATTCGGACTTTTCTCAGACGGAAAACTGTCCGGAGTTGTCACCCTTGTCAAAGAAACGCATCCAAAGTACTTACATAAAGCAAATATCGTAGCCATGTATGTCACACCTTCCATCCGCGGATCGGGCGGCGGGGAAATGCTGATGAACGAAGTGATGCAATTCGCCAAAGCCATCCGCATCGAACTGCTTCACCTTTCCGTCGTCACAGAAAACAAAGCAGCAAAAAGACTTTACGCCAAGGTTGGATTCAAGACATACGGTACGGAGAAACATGCGGTCAAACTGGAGAAACGGTACCTTGATGAAGAGCATATGGAGTGCTTCCTTACATAA
- a CDS encoding sugar O-acetyltransferase yields the protein MTEKEKMLAGELYESWDDQLVVERSRARQLTYALNHTKESESHYRNQLLHDLFGSIEGEMSLEPPFHCDYGSNIHVGDGFFANFGCIFLDVCAITIGKRVLLGPQVQIYTATHPMDRKTRASGLESGKPVTIGDDVWIGGNAVICPGVTIGDNVIIGAGAVVTKDVPSDVFIGGNPASIIKEVE from the coding sequence ATGACGGAAAAAGAAAAGATGTTAGCTGGAGAATTATACGAATCGTGGGATGATCAACTCGTTGTGGAGCGGTCGCGGGCGAGACAGCTCACCTACGCGTTGAACCATACGAAAGAGTCTGAATCCCATTATAGGAATCAATTGCTGCACGACCTTTTCGGATCCATTGAAGGAGAAATGAGCCTGGAGCCTCCGTTCCATTGTGATTACGGCTCCAACATCCACGTCGGGGACGGTTTCTTTGCAAATTTTGGATGTATCTTTCTGGATGTATGCGCGATTACAATTGGAAAAAGGGTACTGCTTGGCCCGCAGGTGCAGATTTATACCGCTACCCACCCGATGGACAGAAAAACAAGAGCAAGCGGGCTGGAATCGGGAAAGCCGGTCACCATTGGAGATGATGTATGGATCGGTGGTAATGCCGTCATCTGTCCCGGGGTTACAATCGGTGATAATGTCATAATTGGTGCCGGCGCTGTCGTAACGAAAGACGTTCCTTCCGATGTTTTCATTGGAGGAAACCCTGCGTCTATCATTAAAGAAGTGGAATAA
- the map gene encoding type I methionyl aminopeptidase codes for MIKRKSRREIEKMHEAGKLLASVHERLRSFIKPGVTTMEIEQFVEKYLAEHGATGEQKGYQGYEFTTCASINDEICHGFPRTEKLNAGDIVTIDMVVNLNGYLADSAWTHAVGEISEDARKLMDVTKTSLYKGIEQAVPGNRIGDIGHAIQSYAEGEGYSVVRDFTGHGIGESIHEDPYIPHFGAAGKGARLKDGMVITIEPMINIGGWASQMDENNWTARTVDGSLSAQYEHTIAITKDGPIILTEQSEE; via the coding sequence ATGATTAAACGTAAGAGTCGGAGAGAAATTGAGAAGATGCACGAAGCTGGTAAACTGCTGGCAAGTGTACATGAACGTCTACGCAGCTTCATCAAGCCGGGCGTAACGACGATGGAAATTGAACAATTCGTAGAGAAATACTTGGCGGAACACGGAGCGACAGGGGAACAGAAAGGGTACCAAGGGTATGAATTCACAACATGTGCTTCCATTAATGATGAAATCTGCCATGGATTCCCTCGCACCGAGAAATTAAATGCCGGCGATATCGTAACGATTGATATGGTCGTAAACTTGAACGGCTACCTTGCTGACTCTGCCTGGACGCACGCGGTTGGAGAAATCAGTGAGGATGCCCGTAAGCTGATGGATGTAACGAAAACGTCCCTTTATAAAGGGATTGAGCAGGCAGTGCCGGGTAACCGCATTGGAGATATCGGTCATGCCATTCAAAGTTACGCAGAAGGAGAAGGGTATTCTGTCGTCCGTGACTTTACTGGACACGGCATTGGTGAATCCATTCACGAAGACCCATATATCCCTCACTTCGGAGCTGCCGGTAAAGGGGCACGTTTGAAAGATGGTATGGTCATTACGATTGAACCGATGATCAATATCGGTGGATGGGCAAGCCAGATGGATGAAAACAACTGGACAGCACGCACCGTAGACGGATCCTTGTCTGCTCAGTACGAGCATACCATTGCGATTACGAAAGATGGTCCAATCATCTTAACAGAGCAAAGCGAAGAATAA